The Gossypium hirsutum isolate 1008001.06 chromosome D07, Gossypium_hirsutum_v2.1, whole genome shotgun sequence genome includes the window CGAATCGTCACTTGGAGCTTTCTGgcgaaactttaaaaaaaaaaacttaacaacctaaTGActcaaataaaaacttttgaataatttagtgacttaaataaaaactttcgaatagttcaatgaccaaattgtaacttttttagttaagCGACCGAAACAAAAACTTACTTATAGTCTAGTGACTAATGATGTAGTTTACCCTTCATTTTAATAgaacaaagactaaattgatctatttaataatGTAGGAACTAATTTGACCTAGTCTCTATAATAGAGGGACTTAACAGCTACTTTCGcccaaaaaaaacttaacaaaaacTCTGGGTTTTGGCCTTTGGGCCTTTCCTTGCAAGTATAACAACATGTCGGGACCCGACCCAACATAACTCTCTAGCCTAAGTCCCTGTCCACAGTATGTCTCTAGTTCGTTGAACCCAGAAAAAGGTTTCCGAACTGAAACTATGGCATCCCCAAACCAACAAGGAGACTCcccatcaccatcatcatcaaccTCCGTGGACTGGCGGCGTCGGATATTGATCCCGACGGTCCTTGCAGGTCTTTTGTCTTTTGCCCTCTCTCTCACACTTTTAGTACTGTTTGTTCATTGAAACACCAGGATTCATGAATGTCAGGCgtggttctctttatttttaaacAGGGGTTGCCGGTGGAGGCGTTGGGTTGGTGTCAAAGCATCGGAAAGTGTACGGCCTCGCTAATATTTCAGCTACTTACGCCACTAATTTCGCTATTGTCACCGGCTGCTATTGTggtattctttctttatttactATTAATTTCAGTATTTGTTAAACCCAAATTCCCCCCCCCCAATCGTAAATTAGTTAAGAAAATGTTGAATTGTGTGCAATTTTAAGAGCAATCGAAAAGGTACTTAAATGAATTCCTGCTCCTAATTTTATGCCATTGGTTGTGATGGTAGATCATATTTTCTTTAGCTGCCTTCGTTTGTACTCGTATATAAATGCAAGTCATGATAAAGTTTTGCTTTGATCTTTCGAAATAAACGAGTTGCTTGTAATGAATTCGCTTTGCACGGAATATATTTCCGTGACATAGTCGTTAACGGGAGTGATGTTGGTGGAAAAATTTAAGTAAATTGTGGGACTAGCTTTCTTGACTTGGATAACTATTTGGTTGTTTGACACCACGGATTGGTGAGTTCGGAAGGAAATGAACGAGGGTAGAATGTCGTATTAGTTTTATTAGGGAGTTTATTCGTTTTTCGTCTTGTCGGTCATAAGAATCGGGAAAGCATTCTCTTTCTCATAACATAATCTGGTACCATACTCGTGGTCATGTTTGAGTTAGCATCATAGTGTTTAATGCAGACTCCTCCATTCGAGATTTAGCCTATAGCAGAGATACAGAAAGAAAACTACTCTCTCGTTTTTCGGTTTTGATTTGTAGTAGTATTATTGgataaaaatatgttactttGAGGTCGATATGACTTTGCTTATACGAAAATTATAGTTTAGTATTAGTAGATCAACCTAGGTTGATGATGTCGTGTATTCCGCATTGGGAAATGCATTAAACTTGTAACAGGCCTCGAATGCTATTAACAGTAAATCGGGATGTTGCTTCCTTGAACCTTTTTCTTCTCCTTAATTCGTGCAGGAGCACGGGAGTTTGTAACAGCTACTCGTAAAACCGGACCTGATGATCTACTGAATTCTGCAATAGCTGGATTTGGTACCGGTGCTATACTGGGTCGTCTTCAAGGTAAATTTCATCAGTCCCTCTCGCTTTCTCTCCATGTGCTTGTGTGATTCTGTGCCAGTGCTATTtttaaaagggtttttttttttcctgTGGCATTTTAGGTGGTCAATTCGGTGCTTATCGCTATTCACTCATCTTTGCTGTTGTTGGGACAGCAGTCGATTTTGCTGCACTTAAGTTAAGACCTAAATTACATGATTTCAGTGAATCTATGTTTGACAAGAGCAGTTCGTTGAAATTGCCCGAATGGTCTCCTATACAAGTGCTAGATGAAGAAGCACTTGCTGCAAAACGAGCTCGAGAAGAAAAACTGTATGGACAAAGAAAAGCTCTAAACAAAGAAGAATCGTGAAAGCGGGCTATGATTCGTGTATTTTTGTCTTTAGTTTCTTACATATGATTATTGGCAATAATGTTTTTCTGATGGTGCTAGTTCAGCTGCTTGGCAGCTTGCTTTCAGAATATTGTAATAACATTCTTTGTTAACATTAGCGATAATTTCAGATTCCGAACATCTTTCAATGATTCCTCAAATTCTACAATATTTGATATATCTGAGCATTTCTAACAGGTCTCTTGATTCTTGAGCATCTCTAGGTCTTTCTTATTATTGGTTTGTAATGCTTCCTCCGAGGGCTCTAATCTGTTTGGACTTAGAGCCAATAATTGGGCCTTGAGGAAAGCTAAATCCATCACGTCCATTTGCTTGAAATTGGGCCTTGATGCTCGCATTAGATTTAATGTATCGTTTTTGTTTGTGTTGAAAAAAATCTACTAAAGAGAATTAGGAGACACatgttaattaggttttaaaaCGACATCATTGATTCAATTCCTTCCTCCACTATTGATGTCGCTATTGACTTTGGTTGGAAAATATATAAATGGGAAAATATGGATGATTACAGTGCATTTGAAAAACCGGTGCAACTATTTAGttggaaaataaataaaggggAATACATGGGTAATTAAGAAATTTACTTCAATTTCCAGATCGGAGGAGGAAACGAATGAGATAGTGGGGCAAGACGGCAGCGGAAGCATATTGGAGGCTAGATCCagcatttttttatgttatttaatatgGGTTTTTTTATGgagatttaagggattaatttaaaatttttgtaatttttagagggactaaaagaataatttttcctttttttgctgGTCCAATCAGCACTTTGTTAAAGGTTTAACAGTTAAGTGACCATTTTGGTCAATTTTTCTAATGATGGTGAcgaatttgacaaaaaaaaaatagaaccaTTAAAATAGGAACAACACTATTTTAGGGTGACCTCCAGTGtagtttactttttttatttagaacatttttaaataattactattgtaataagttatatttatttattaaaaatgttttaaaattaatttaatactaTTGGCATAAGtgacaaattttatatttataccaATAGTAAAtaccaattaaaatataaaaataacaaaaatatttttaccgGTGGAAATCATTACTAAATCTGTCACTATATATAGTAATTATGTGACCTTATCACCCATAAGGAATTGCTTGTTGGAATACTAAATAACAAAACAATTTTTATTAACGGAATCATCGTCGGTATAGTCTAAAAGGCATATACCAACAAATTTTGTTCGTTACTAAAATGTTATACCGAAGCATTCCCTATAGCAACAATTTAAGTTTTGCCGAGGTATACTATTTGTTTCCTTATAGCAACAACAGAATCACTGCTTTCCCATTTTCCTTTCCTAATTTGGCCTAAACTCAACAATGTTTCCCCTACAtgcattacatgcatttcattgaTGCAATATTGTGGAATCATAACTAATTCATGCACATTGAACTAGAATGGCGAATACTCATAAACCTATGCGACCTTACAACATCCTTAGCTTTTCAAGGGTTGAGTGCAAAAACTCACCTGATATTTCTTCGCCTTGTTCGCTTAGCTTTTCGGACGCTGAAGCTTTATTTCTCCTAGCAGCTAAGTAAAACAACCAATTCATGGTTTAAGCTTAGTAATTTTGGTTTAAAAACTTAATTTTCCATAAACATGCAGAATCTTTAAAATGGGTTATGGAAGTCCTTAACTTTGGTTCCTAAATCTTATGTATTCTAAAGGACTTAGAATCTTACTAGCTTACCGGATCCTTTATTTTCCCGACCCAAAATTCATGATCACCACTCCATGCAAAGCTTCCCGTAATCATCCCGTCTTCGGAGCAACAAAGAAGATGAATAAAGAGAAGAAAATGAAACATAATTGAGATGAATCCTCTCCTGGAAATCACATCTCGGCTATTTATAGCCCTTTTCTCTCGGTCTTCAACCGTTTAGGAGCCCTCCATTAAAAATCATTATGTCTCCCTGTAAGAGACAAGCTAGTTCTAACCCAAACGAACTAGACTTGGTTCTCAACCCTGTCCAaaaaataaatagactaaattcttaaatttaaaagtacatagaccaaatttcaaatttaaaaaagtataaatggttttaaaaattaaatataaatttgttaattaataaaaaaatatttaaaagtaatatTGTAAcatgaaatagataaaaaaatttataatttacataaataaagGAAATGTTATTTGTATcccatttattaaaaattttgattaattcatagtttaattaaagtaaatatgaaaagaaattaaaaaaatcatatatagaTTCATTCAATTAGATCAATGATTGTACAATTAACGTCATAACTCATTCAATTACATTAGTATTAGAGAAATATACAATTGCTCAATACTCTTCAAATTGGTTCTACACCATAATGGAAATATATTTGTATACAGACCCAATTCAATTGGTTCAATGTCATAAGCATTCAATTAAGTTTATAATTAGAGGAATGCACAATTGATAAATActcttaaattgataaaatatttagaattaaaCATTGGTGGTCCTAAGTTTTGATACATTTCACTATATGGTATTGAATTCTAAACATATATATTCAATGTTGTGTTTACATTGACCAGTTTAATTGGATCAATGGTTGTATGAATAAttatacaattcattcaattgGATCATTGGTTATACGGTTAATGTCACAATTTATTCGATTGCAGTAGTAATTAGAAGAATGTACAATTGATCAGtacttttaaaaatacatatGCACTAAAATGTCATTACCTTCACAATTAGATCAATAGTTGTATAATGAATGTCATAACTCATTGAATTACATTTGTAATTAGATTAATATACGATTGGTCAATACTCTTCAAGTTACTAGACTACAATGTTAATACATTCGTATATAGATTCGATTCATTTGGTTCAATGTCATAATCATTCAATTACATTAATAGTTAAAGGAATATTGCATAGTTGATAAATActcttaaattgataaaaaaatttaaaattaaacctCGGTAGCTTTGATACATTTCACTATAGGATATTGAATTCCAAAAGTTGTAGTCAAGGACAAAATTGagtgaatttaaaaattaaacaagttCAAAACCAATTAAGaatcataatataaatatataagtagAGAAACACTAAATCATAAACTTTTAAATTGAAAttactccaaaataataataaaaagcgTGAAAGGTTTGacctttatttttatatttaatatatattaaatacttttatttacattttccaaaattttattatACTTTTCTCAAAAATCCAATATGGCAGTCTGACATTTAATtccaataattaattatttttggattaaaaaaatCCCATCTTAAACATTACCCTTTTTTTCCTCTGATATTGTTTGATTTATGTTAAACAATGCCAATAATTGTGCAACTTATCACTAACCAATAAAGTGCCACCAAATTTACATTACTATATTTTTGCCGACAATTTTCCTAAGTCATTAACCCTTCTATCAAATCAGTGGGCAAGGACTTGCCTACTTCTAATCGAAACGCACATGACATGATTCATTTTTTGTGATAAAATTTAgatatttcccttttcttttctttttccatccAATTCTAATAACAATTTAcgcttaaataattatttaaaatttagggcactttttataaaaataatattaattacaaaaacaaatatagAAACAAATTAAGTATAAAAATGAGGTATTTACTGTAATAGTTTTTGATATCGTTTGacacattggcggcaccaataatttttttttaaaaaattcgagagatcaataaaaaaaactaaaaaagttttgaaaaaatttgTGCTGCCGCTTAACACGTTAACGGAAAAAAGTTCTAATAGGAAGAGAAAAAAGAGAAGCTAAAAAAGTGAACGAAAAACTAGTTTATGGTTCCAACACCAAACAATAGAATTTTCCCAACATTTAATGTCTTACGGGTCTTTCCATACATTTAATGCTTTAATACATTTTTCCTACATTTGATGATTTTT containing:
- the LOC107954060 gene encoding uncharacterized protein — its product is MASPNQQGDSPSPSSSTSVDWRRRILIPTVLAGVAGGGVGLVSKHRKVYGLANISATYATNFAIVTGCYCGAREFVTATRKTGPDDLLNSAIAGFGTGAILGRLQGGQFGAYRYSLIFAVVGTAVDFAALKLRPKLHDFSESMFDKSSSLKLPEWSPIQVLDEEALAAKRAREEKLYGQRKALNKEES